In the Astatotilapia calliptera chromosome 5, fAstCal1.2, whole genome shotgun sequence genome, one interval contains:
- the lhfpl4a gene encoding LHFPL tetraspan subfamily member 4 protein isoform X3, which translates to MLPSQEASKIYHDNYMRNSRAIGVLWAIFTICLAIINVVVFFQPYWIGDSVNTPQAGYFGLFHYCVGNGNSNREFSCQGSFYEFGSIPSGAFKAASFFVLMSMVLIITCIGCFALFFFCNTATVYKICAWMQLLCAICLVLGCMIFPDGWDAEVIQDMCGEDTGKYTLGNCSVRWAYILAIIGVLDALILSFLAFVLGNRQRDFLQEELKAENKD; encoded by the exons atgctgccttCGCAAGAAGCCTCCAAAATCTACCATGACAACTATATGCGCAACTCCAGGGCCATCGGGGTCCTGTGGGCCATATTCACCATCTGCTTGGCCATCATTAACGTGGTGGTGTTCTTCCAGCCTTATTGGATTGGCGACAGCGTGAACACACCTCAAGCCGGCTACTTCGGTTTGTTCCACTACTGCGTGGGTAACGGGAACTCCAACCGGGAATTCTCGTGCCAGGGCAGCTTCTACGAATTCGGCTCCATCCCGTCAGGAGCCTTTAAGGCGGCCTCATTCTTCGTGCTGATGTCCATGGTGCTCATCATCACCTGCATCGGCTGCTTcgccctcttcttcttctgcaacACTGCCACGGTCTACAAGATCTGCGCCTGGATGCAGCTGCTATGCG cCATCTGTCTCGTGCTTGGCTGTATGATCTTCCCGGATGGCTGGGACGCAGAGGTGATCCAGGACATGTGTGGTGAGGACACTGGAAAGTATACCTTGGGCAACTGCTCTGTTCGTTGGGCCTACATTCTGGCTATCATCGGCGTGCTGGATGCCCTCATCCTCTCCTTTCTGGCCTTCGTGCTGGGCAATCGGCAGAGGGACTTCCTGCAGGAGGAGCTGaaggctgaaaacaaag ATTGA
- the lhfpl4a gene encoding LHFPL tetraspan subfamily member 3 protein isoform X4, with protein MLPSQEASKIYHDNYMRNSRAIGVLWAIFTICLAIINVVVFFQPYWIGDSVNTPQAGYFGLFHYCVGNGNSNREFSCQGSFYEFGSIPSGAFKAASFFVLMSMVLIITCIGCFALFFFCNTATVYKICAWMQLLCAICLVLGCMIFPDGWDAEVIQDMCGEDTGKYTLGNCSVRWAYILAIIGVLDALILSFLAFVLGNRQRDFLQEELKAENKDFIVSRAAFISNIQTQPPSLPIQPVCDKQEVHPGAAVTG; from the exons atgctgccttCGCAAGAAGCCTCCAAAATCTACCATGACAACTATATGCGCAACTCCAGGGCCATCGGGGTCCTGTGGGCCATATTCACCATCTGCTTGGCCATCATTAACGTGGTGGTGTTCTTCCAGCCTTATTGGATTGGCGACAGCGTGAACACACCTCAAGCCGGCTACTTCGGTTTGTTCCACTACTGCGTGGGTAACGGGAACTCCAACCGGGAATTCTCGTGCCAGGGCAGCTTCTACGAATTCGGCTCCATCCCGTCAGGAGCCTTTAAGGCGGCCTCATTCTTCGTGCTGATGTCCATGGTGCTCATCATCACCTGCATCGGCTGCTTcgccctcttcttcttctgcaacACTGCCACGGTCTACAAGATCTGCGCCTGGATGCAGCTGCTATGCG cCATCTGTCTCGTGCTTGGCTGTATGATCTTCCCGGATGGCTGGGACGCAGAGGTGATCCAGGACATGTGTGGTGAGGACACTGGAAAGTATACCTTGGGCAACTGCTCTGTTCGTTGGGCCTACATTCTGGCTATCATCGGCGTGCTGGATGCCCTCATCCTCTCCTTTCTGGCCTTCGTGCTGGGCAATCGGCAGAGGGACTTCCTGCAGGAGGAGCTGaaggctgaaaacaaag ACTTCATTGTGTCAAGG GCAGCCTTCATCAGCAACATTCAAACTCAACCCCCATCCCTCCCCATCCAGCCTGTTTGTGACAAACAGGAGGTTCATCCAGGGGCAGCTGTGACTGGCTAA
- the lhfpl4a gene encoding LHFPL tetraspan subfamily member 3 protein isoform X1, producing the protein MLPSQEASKIYHDNYMRNSRAIGVLWAIFTICLAIINVVVFFQPYWIGDSVNTPQAGYFGLFHYCVGNGNSNREFSCQGSFYEFGSIPSGAFKAASFFVLMSMVLIITCIGCFALFFFCNTATVYKICAWMQLLCAICLVLGCMIFPDGWDAEVIQDMCGEDTGKYTLGNCSVRWAYILAIIGVLDALILSFLAFVLGNRQRDFLQEELKAENKDFIVSRLHLGPPLRMDGIEIQETKDPRFCVQRFH; encoded by the exons atgctgccttCGCAAGAAGCCTCCAAAATCTACCATGACAACTATATGCGCAACTCCAGGGCCATCGGGGTCCTGTGGGCCATATTCACCATCTGCTTGGCCATCATTAACGTGGTGGTGTTCTTCCAGCCTTATTGGATTGGCGACAGCGTGAACACACCTCAAGCCGGCTACTTCGGTTTGTTCCACTACTGCGTGGGTAACGGGAACTCCAACCGGGAATTCTCGTGCCAGGGCAGCTTCTACGAATTCGGCTCCATCCCGTCAGGAGCCTTTAAGGCGGCCTCATTCTTCGTGCTGATGTCCATGGTGCTCATCATCACCTGCATCGGCTGCTTcgccctcttcttcttctgcaacACTGCCACGGTCTACAAGATCTGCGCCTGGATGCAGCTGCTATGCG cCATCTGTCTCGTGCTTGGCTGTATGATCTTCCCGGATGGCTGGGACGCAGAGGTGATCCAGGACATGTGTGGTGAGGACACTGGAAAGTATACCTTGGGCAACTGCTCTGTTCGTTGGGCCTACATTCTGGCTATCATCGGCGTGCTGGATGCCCTCATCCTCTCCTTTCTGGCCTTCGTGCTGGGCAATCGGCAGAGGGACTTCCTGCAGGAGGAGCTGaaggctgaaaacaaag ACTTCATTGTGTCAAGG CTCCATCTTGGTCCACCTCTGCGAATGGATGGT ATTGAAATACAAGAAACTAAGGATCCAAGATTTTGTGTTCAGCGGTTCCATTGA
- the lhfpl4a gene encoding LHFPL tetraspan subfamily member 4 protein isoform X2, translated as MLPSQEASKIYHDNYMRNSRAIGVLWAIFTICLAIINVVVFFQPYWIGDSVNTPQAGYFGLFHYCVGNGNSNREFSCQGSFYEFGSIPSGAFKAASFFVLMSMVLIITCIGCFALFFFCNTATVYKICAWMQLLCAICLVLGCMIFPDGWDAEVIQDMCGEDTGKYTLGNCSVRWAYILAIIGVLDALILSFLAFVLGNRQRDFLQEELKAENKDFIVSRIEIQETKDPRFCVQRFH; from the exons atgctgccttCGCAAGAAGCCTCCAAAATCTACCATGACAACTATATGCGCAACTCCAGGGCCATCGGGGTCCTGTGGGCCATATTCACCATCTGCTTGGCCATCATTAACGTGGTGGTGTTCTTCCAGCCTTATTGGATTGGCGACAGCGTGAACACACCTCAAGCCGGCTACTTCGGTTTGTTCCACTACTGCGTGGGTAACGGGAACTCCAACCGGGAATTCTCGTGCCAGGGCAGCTTCTACGAATTCGGCTCCATCCCGTCAGGAGCCTTTAAGGCGGCCTCATTCTTCGTGCTGATGTCCATGGTGCTCATCATCACCTGCATCGGCTGCTTcgccctcttcttcttctgcaacACTGCCACGGTCTACAAGATCTGCGCCTGGATGCAGCTGCTATGCG cCATCTGTCTCGTGCTTGGCTGTATGATCTTCCCGGATGGCTGGGACGCAGAGGTGATCCAGGACATGTGTGGTGAGGACACTGGAAAGTATACCTTGGGCAACTGCTCTGTTCGTTGGGCCTACATTCTGGCTATCATCGGCGTGCTGGATGCCCTCATCCTCTCCTTTCTGGCCTTCGTGCTGGGCAATCGGCAGAGGGACTTCCTGCAGGAGGAGCTGaaggctgaaaacaaag ACTTCATTGTGTCAAGG ATTGAAATACAAGAAACTAAGGATCCAAGATTTTGTGTTCAGCGGTTCCATTGA